The Streptomyces laurentii genome contains a region encoding:
- a CDS encoding aminopeptidase N (Peptidase M1 family containing Aminopeptidase N; cd09602;~TIGRFAM: aminopeptidase N; PFAM: peptidase M1 membrane alanine aminopeptidase; KEGG: sma:SAV_5395 aminopeptidase N;~Zn binding site [ion binding];~aminopeptidase N [Catenulispora acidiphila DSM44928];~aminopeptidase N, Streptomyces lividans type; TIGR02412;~identified by MetaGeneAnnotator; putative): protein MPGTNLTREEAQQRAKLLTVDAYEVDLDLTGAREGGTYRSVTTVRFDSAEAGAETFIDLVAPAVHEVVLNGHSLDVAAVFRDSRIALAHLKQGANELTVVADCAYTNTGEGLHRFVDPVDGEVYLYTQFEVPDARRVFASFEQPDLKATFRFTVKAPEGWTVNSNSPTPEPKDGVWEFAPTPRISTYITALIAGPYHSVHSTYEGKNGQVVPLGIYCRPSLAEYLDADHIFDVTRQGFDWFQEKFDYDYPFAKYDQLFVPEFNAGAMENAGAVTIRDQYVFRSKVTDAAYERRAETILHELAHMWFGDLVTMEWWNDLWLNESFATFTSVACQASVEGTRWPNAWTTFANAEKTWAYRQDQLPSTHPIMADINDLEDVLVNFDGITYAKGASVLKQLVAYVGQDEFFQGVQAYFKRHAYGNTRLADLLGALEETSGRDLKAWSKAWLETAGINILRPELETDENGALTAFAVRQEAPALPAGAKGEAVLRPHRIAIGFYDLDEAGKLVRTERLELDIEAAELTAVPQLIGRQRPAVVLLNDDDLSYAKVRLDEVSLQNVTEHLGDFTESLPRALCWASAWDMTRDGELATRDYLALVLSGIAKETDIGVVQSLHSQTKLAIELYAAPEWRAEGLARWGAFALEQLRAAKAGSDHQLAWARAFAATAREDADLDLLTALLDGSASVEGLAVDAELRWSLVQRLAATGRFDEPEIAAELERDRTAAGERHAATARAARPTEAAKAEAWASVVESDALANAVQEAVIGGFVQTDQRELLAPYTAKYFASIKQVSETRSHEMVQQIVVGLYPTLQVSQETLDATDAWIAEHQPVPALRRMVTECRAGIERALKAQAADAAAA, encoded by the coding sequence GTGCCTGGCACAAACCTGACCCGTGAAGAGGCGCAGCAGCGGGCGAAGCTGCTGACCGTGGACGCGTACGAGGTCGACCTCGACCTCACCGGTGCGCGGGAGGGCGGCACCTACCGGTCCGTCACCACCGTCCGTTTCGATTCCGCCGAGGCCGGCGCCGAGACGTTCATCGATCTCGTCGCCCCCGCCGTTCACGAGGTGGTGCTCAATGGGCACTCCCTCGACGTGGCCGCCGTCTTCCGGGACTCCCGGATCGCGCTCGCGCACCTCAAGCAGGGCGCCAACGAGCTGACGGTCGTCGCCGACTGCGCGTACACCAACACCGGTGAGGGCCTGCACCGTTTCGTCGACCCGGTCGACGGCGAGGTGTACCTGTACACGCAGTTCGAGGTGCCGGACGCCCGCCGCGTCTTCGCCTCCTTCGAGCAGCCCGACCTGAAGGCGACCTTCCGGTTCACCGTGAAGGCGCCCGAGGGCTGGACCGTGAACTCCAACAGCCCGACGCCGGAGCCGAAGGACGGCGTGTGGGAGTTCGCGCCGACGCCGCGCATCTCCACGTACATCACGGCCCTGATCGCCGGCCCGTACCACTCGGTGCACTCCACCTACGAGGGCAAGAACGGCCAGGTCGTGCCGCTGGGCATCTACTGCCGCCCGTCGCTGGCCGAGTACCTCGACGCCGACCACATCTTCGACGTCACCCGGCAGGGCTTCGACTGGTTCCAGGAGAAGTTCGACTACGACTACCCGTTCGCCAAGTACGACCAGCTCTTCGTGCCGGAGTTCAACGCGGGCGCGATGGAGAACGCGGGCGCGGTGACCATCCGCGACCAGTACGTGTTCCGCTCGAAGGTGACGGACGCGGCGTACGAGCGCCGTGCCGAGACGATCCTGCACGAGCTGGCGCACATGTGGTTCGGCGACCTGGTCACCATGGAGTGGTGGAACGACCTGTGGCTGAACGAGTCGTTCGCCACCTTCACCTCGGTCGCCTGCCAGGCCTCCGTCGAGGGCACCCGCTGGCCCAACGCCTGGACCACCTTCGCCAACGCGGAGAAGACCTGGGCCTACCGCCAGGACCAGCTGCCCTCCACGCACCCGATCATGGCGGACATCAACGACCTGGAGGACGTGCTCGTCAACTTCGACGGCATCACCTACGCGAAGGGCGCCTCGGTGCTCAAGCAGCTGGTGGCGTACGTCGGGCAGGACGAGTTCTTCCAGGGCGTGCAGGCGTACTTCAAGCGCCACGCGTACGGCAACACCCGCCTCGCCGACCTGCTGGGCGCGCTGGAGGAGACCTCCGGCCGTGACCTCAAGGCCTGGTCGAAGGCGTGGCTGGAGACCGCGGGCATCAACATCCTGCGGCCCGAGCTGGAGACCGACGAGAACGGCGCGCTGACCGCCTTCGCCGTCCGCCAGGAGGCCCCGGCGCTCCCGGCCGGCGCGAAGGGCGAGGCCGTGCTGCGCCCGCACCGGATCGCCATCGGCTTCTACGACCTCGACGAGGCCGGCAAGCTGGTCCGCACCGAGCGCCTGGAGCTGGACATCGAGGCGGCCGAGCTGACGGCCGTCCCGCAGCTGATCGGCCGCCAGCGGCCGGCGGTCGTGCTCCTCAACGACGACGACCTGTCCTATGCCAAGGTCCGCCTCGACGAGGTGTCGCTGCAGAACGTCACCGAGCACCTCGGCGACTTCACCGAGTCGCTGCCGCGCGCGCTGTGCTGGGCCTCGGCCTGGGACATGACCCGCGACGGCGAGCTGGCCACCCGCGACTACCTGGCCCTGGTCCTCTCCGGCATCGCCAAGGAGACCGACATCGGCGTGGTCCAGTCGCTCCACTCGCAGACCAAGCTGGCGATCGAGCTGTACGCGGCGCCGGAGTGGCGGGCCGAGGGCCTGGCCCGCTGGGGCGCCTTCGCGCTCGAGCAGCTGCGCGCCGCCAAGGCGGGCAGCGACCACCAGCTGGCGTGGGCGCGGGCCTTCGCGGCGACCGCCCGCGAGGACGCCGACCTCGACCTGCTCACGGCGCTGCTCGACGGCTCCGCGAGCGTCGAGGGCCTGGCCGTGGACGCCGAGCTGCGCTGGTCCCTCGTCCAGCGGCTCGCGGCGACCGGCCGGTTCGACGAGCCGGAGATCGCGGCCGAGCTGGAGCGCGACCGTACGGCGGCGGGCGAGCGGCACGCCGCGACGGCCCGCGCGGCCCGCCCCACCGAGGCCGCCAAGGCCGAGGCGTGGGCGTCGGTCGTGGAGAGCGACGCGCTGGCGAACGCCGTGCAGGAGGCCGTCATCGGCGGCTTCGTGCAGACCGACCAGCGCGAGCTGCTCGCCCCGTACACGGCGAAGTACTTCGCCTCCATCAAGCAGGTCTCCGAGACCCGCAGCCACGAGATGGTGCAGCAGATCGTGGTCGGCCTCTACCCGACGCTCCAGGTCTCCCAGGAGACGCTGGACGCGACGGACGCCTGGATCGCCGAGCACCAGCCGGTTCCGGCGCTGCGCCGCATGGTGACGGAGTGCCGCGCGGGCATCGAGCGCGCGCTGAAGGCGCAGGCGGCGGACGCGGCCGCGGCCTGA
- a CDS encoding hypothetical protein (identified by MetaGeneAnnotator; putative;~sequence version:1): MNYDIPTGTETGMDRFRAAVRHVRGEAMLTGLAALSLHRLATAPPPDLVERVDVLVPRTRRPRSTDRIRVVRTARPPLPVEIDGLPVAPVERALADAVAEPADAATARRLLTEAVGGGYCEPGVVVRELSRARLLGRPHVADAVDALLTEGRAVAERRLYAMVRGCGLPEPLWNVDLRLPGGPHLGALDAYWPVQAVAVELDTRAARRDEDALDTAYTRKREHLERLGITVVRLGPRGLREARDQQATVVRTALMAAADRPPAAHVVVLPR; this comes from the coding sequence ATGAACTACGACATCCCCACCGGCACGGAGACCGGCATGGACCGGTTCCGGGCGGCCGTCCGTCACGTCCGCGGCGAGGCGATGCTCACCGGGCTCGCCGCCCTGTCCCTGCACCGACTCGCCACCGCTCCCCCGCCTGACCTGGTCGAACGGGTCGACGTGCTCGTCCCGCGCACCCGGCGGCCGCGCTCCACCGACCGGATCCGGGTGGTGCGCACGGCCCGGCCGCCGCTGCCGGTCGAGATCGACGGGCTGCCGGTGGCGCCGGTGGAACGGGCGCTCGCCGACGCGGTGGCCGAACCGGCCGACGCGGCCACGGCGCGCCGGCTGCTCACCGAGGCGGTCGGCGGCGGCTACTGCGAACCGGGGGTGGTGGTACGGGAGCTGAGCCGGGCCCGGCTGCTCGGCCGGCCGCACGTGGCGGACGCCGTGGACGCGCTGCTCACCGAGGGCCGGGCCGTCGCCGAGCGGCGGCTGTACGCGATGGTGCGCGGCTGCGGGCTGCCGGAGCCGCTGTGGAACGTGGACCTGCGGCTGCCGGGCGGCCCGCACCTGGGTGCCCTGGACGCCTACTGGCCGGTGCAGGCCGTGGCGGTCGAGCTGGACACCCGGGCGGCCCGGCGGGACGAGGACGCCCTGGACACCGCGTACACCCGCAAGCGCGAGCATCTGGAGCGGCTGGGCATCACGGTCGTCCGGCTCGGACCGCGGGGGCTGCGCGAGGCGAGGGACCAGCAGGCGACCGTGGTCCGTACGGCCCTGATGGCCGCGGCGGACCGGCCGCCGGCCGCCCACGTGGTCGTCCTGCCCCGCTGA
- a CDS encoding D-alanyl-D-alanine carboxypeptidase (Beta-lactamase class C and other penicillin binding proteins [Defense mechanisms]; COG1680;~Beta-lactamase; pfam00144;~D-alanyl-D-alanine carboxypeptidase [Streptomyces venezuelae ATCC10712];~identified by MetaGeneAnnotator; putative) translates to MHAVRVLRTAVAAALAAGLATTALAVPAMAAAPTPARPAPAAHAATQQSLDTAVAEGVPGALAAARDGKGHWAGTAGERGADDRFRVGSLTKTFTATVLLQLQAEGRIDLDDTVEKWLPGVVRGHGNDGRKVTVRQLLDHTSGVYSYTADKGFQKQVFGPGFLESRYDTWTDEQLVAVAMRHKPDFAPGTDWNYSNTNFVLAGMIIEKVTGHTYENEVEQRIIKPLGLRATRVPGTDPRMPGPHSGAYSKLSEKTDGPTYEVSELNPSIAGAAGGVISSAGDLQTFYRALLTGRLLPPAALKEMKDTVATDLSPKDRYGLGLMRTELSCGTVVWGHSGGIHGSHTEARVTEDGRHSLAANFNADWTGDIGAPVEAEFCGTNAKPDKAAKTDKTAKTAKATMADSLAAFGVKN, encoded by the coding sequence ATGCACGCCGTCCGCGTCCTCCGTACCGCCGTCGCCGCCGCCCTCGCGGCCGGCCTCGCCACCACCGCGCTCGCCGTCCCGGCCATGGCCGCGGCGCCGACGCCCGCCCGGCCCGCCCCGGCGGCGCACGCGGCCACCCAGCAGTCCCTGGACACGGCCGTCGCCGAGGGCGTGCCCGGAGCGCTCGCGGCGGCCCGCGACGGCAAGGGCCACTGGGCCGGCACCGCGGGCGAGCGCGGGGCCGACGACCGCTTCCGGGTCGGCTCCCTCACCAAGACCTTCACAGCCACCGTGCTGCTCCAGCTCCAGGCCGAGGGCCGGATCGACCTCGACGACACGGTGGAGAAGTGGCTGCCCGGGGTCGTGCGCGGGCACGGCAACGACGGGCGCAAGGTGACGGTGCGCCAGCTGCTCGACCACACCAGCGGCGTCTACAGCTACACCGCCGACAAGGGCTTCCAGAAGCAGGTCTTCGGCCCGGGATTCCTCGAGAGCCGCTACGACACCTGGACCGACGAGCAGCTCGTCGCCGTCGCGATGCGCCACAAGCCCGACTTCGCCCCCGGGACCGACTGGAACTACTCGAACACCAACTTCGTGCTGGCCGGCATGATCATCGAGAAGGTGACCGGCCACACGTACGAGAACGAGGTCGAACAGCGGATCATCAAGCCGCTCGGGCTGCGTGCCACCCGTGTTCCCGGCACCGATCCCCGGATGCCGGGGCCGCACTCCGGGGCGTACTCCAAGCTCAGCGAGAAGACCGACGGCCCGACCTACGAGGTGAGCGAGCTGAACCCGAGCATCGCCGGGGCGGCGGGCGGGGTGATCTCCAGCGCCGGCGACCTCCAGACGTTCTACCGTGCCCTGCTCACCGGCCGGCTGCTGCCGCCCGCCGCGCTGAAGGAGATGAAGGACACGGTCGCCACCGACCTGAGCCCGAAGGACCGCTACGGCCTCGGGCTCATGCGCACGGAACTGAGCTGCGGCACCGTCGTCTGGGGCCACAGCGGCGGCATCCACGGCTCCCACACCGAGGCCCGGGTCACCGAGGACGGCCGGCACTCGCTCGCGGCCAACTTCAACGCCGACTGGACGGGCGACATCGGCGCCCCGGTCGAGGCCGAGTTCTGCGGTACGAACGCCAAGCCCGACAAGGCCGCGAAGACCGACAAGACAGCGAAGACCGCCAAGGCCACCATGGCCGACTCGCTCGCCGCCTTCGGCGTGAAGAACTGA
- a CDS encoding aspartate-semialdehyde dehydrogenase (Semialdehyde dehydrogenase, NAD binding domain; smart00859;~aspartate-semialdehyde dehydrogenase [Streptomyces cattleya NRRL 8057 = DSM46488];~aspartate-semialdehyde dehydrogenase; Provisional;~identified by MetaGeneAnnotator; putative) yields MKVGIVGATGQVGTVMRRILAERDFPVTELRLFASARSAGTVLDGVTVEDAGTADYTGLDIVLFSAGGATSKALAEKVAAQGAVVIDNSSAWRRDPEVPLVVSEVNPHAIKDRPKGIIANPNCTTMAAMPVLKPLHQEAELTALVATTYQAVSGSGLAGVAELDGQVKAVAERAAELTHDGEAVAFPEPGVYRRPIAFNVLPLAGSLVDDGSHETDEEQKLRNESRKILEIPELKVSGTCVRVPVFSGHSLQVNARFARPISVERAYELLRDAEGVELSEIPTPLQAAGKDSSYVGRIRVDETVENGLALFVSNDNLRKGAALNAVQIAELVAAELKG; encoded by the coding sequence GTGAAGGTCGGAATCGTCGGAGCCACCGGTCAGGTCGGCACAGTCATGCGCAGGATCCTGGCCGAGCGCGATTTCCCGGTCACGGAGCTGCGGCTCTTCGCGTCCGCCCGCTCCGCCGGCACGGTCCTGGACGGCGTCACCGTCGAGGACGCCGGCACCGCCGACTACACGGGTCTGGACATCGTGCTGTTCTCGGCCGGCGGCGCCACCTCCAAGGCGCTGGCCGAGAAGGTCGCCGCACAGGGCGCGGTCGTGATCGACAACTCCTCCGCCTGGCGCCGCGACCCCGAGGTCCCGCTGGTGGTGTCCGAGGTGAACCCGCACGCGATCAAGGACCGCCCCAAGGGCATCATCGCCAACCCGAACTGCACCACCATGGCCGCCATGCCGGTGCTCAAGCCGCTGCACCAGGAGGCGGAGCTCACCGCCCTGGTCGCCACCACCTACCAGGCCGTCTCCGGCTCCGGCCTGGCCGGTGTCGCCGAGCTGGACGGCCAGGTCAAGGCCGTCGCCGAGCGGGCGGCCGAGCTGACCCACGACGGCGAGGCCGTGGCCTTCCCGGAGCCCGGCGTCTACCGCCGCCCGATCGCCTTCAACGTGCTCCCGCTCGCCGGCAGCCTGGTCGACGACGGCTCGCACGAGACCGACGAGGAGCAGAAGCTCCGCAACGAGTCCCGCAAGATCCTGGAGATCCCGGAGCTCAAGGTCTCCGGCACCTGCGTGCGCGTCCCGGTCTTCTCCGGCCACTCGCTCCAGGTCAACGCCCGCTTCGCGCGCCCGATCAGCGTCGAGCGCGCCTACGAGCTGCTGCGGGACGCCGAGGGCGTCGAGCTGTCCGAGATCCCGACCCCGCTGCAGGCGGCCGGCAAGGACTCCTCGTACGTGGGCCGCATCCGGGTCGACGAGACCGTGGAGAACGGCCTGGCGCTGTTCGTCTCCAACGACAACCTGCGCAAGGGCGCGGCGCTCAACGCCGTGCAGATCGCGGAGCTGGTCGCGGCCGAGCTGAAGGGCTGA
- a CDS encoding NUDIX hydrolase (Contains a crystal structure of theNudix hydrolase from Enterococcus faecalis, which has an unknown function. In general, members of theNudix hydrolase superfamily catalyzethe hydrolysis of NUcleoside DIphosphates linked to other moieties, X. Enzymes...; cd04684;~NUDIX hydrolase [Streptomyces pristinaespiralis ATCC25486];~identified by MetaGeneAnnotator; putative;~nudix motif) yields the protein MRVAAYAVCVRDGAILLARWVAPHGVKRWTLPGGGMDHGEDPVETVVREVEEETGYAAEPTTLLGIDSIRRSWPRRLGAAGDWQGLRIVYEARITGGELRPETNGSTDLAAWHPLDAVPALDRVALVDVGLQLWRDRPPLGHSPLSDPANG from the coding sequence TTGCGGGTGGCGGCCTACGCCGTGTGCGTACGTGACGGGGCGATACTCCTGGCCCGCTGGGTGGCACCCCACGGGGTCAAGCGGTGGACGCTGCCTGGCGGCGGCATGGACCATGGCGAGGATCCGGTCGAGACCGTCGTGCGCGAGGTCGAGGAGGAGACCGGGTACGCGGCCGAGCCCACCACGCTGCTCGGCATCGACTCCATCCGCCGCTCGTGGCCGCGCCGGCTCGGCGCCGCCGGGGACTGGCAGGGGCTGCGCATCGTGTACGAGGCGCGGATCACCGGCGGCGAGCTGCGGCCCGAGACGAACGGTTCCACCGACCTCGCCGCCTGGCACCCGCTCGACGCGGTGCCCGCCCTCGACCGGGTCGCGCTCGTCGACGTCGGCCTCCAGCTCTGGCGCGACCGGCCGCCGCTGGGCCATTCCCCGCTCTCCGATCCGGCGAACGGCTGA
- a CDS encoding aminopeptidase (Peptidase M1 family containing Aminopeptidase N; cd09602;~Zn binding site [ion binding];~aminopeptidase N, Streptomyces lividans type; TIGR02412;~aminopeptidase [Streptomyces cattleya NRRL 8057 = DSM46488];~identified by MetaGeneAnnotator; putative) encodes MPGENLTRDEAQARAGLLSVDGYEVALDLRSAVGESARDVRTFRSVTTLRFRRTGEGDSTFVDLIAPSVDAVTLNGRALDPAVVFDGTRIALDGLADENVLVVDAQCAYSRTGEGMHRFVDPEDGEVYLYTQYEPADARRVFANFEQPDLKAPYRFEVTAPEGWTVWSNGAGEQGADGVWRFAETAPISTYITCVVAGPYHYVTDSYTRVLGDGTELEIPLGAMCRKGLAKHFDADDVFLVTKQGLDFFHENFDYPYPFGKYDQAFVPEYNLGAMENPGIVTFREEYIYRGKVTQAAYERRANVILHEMAHMWFGDLVTMVWWDDLWLKESFADFMGSFSLAEATRFTNSWVTFANNRKAWAYRADQLPSTHPITADIRDLEDAKLNFDGITYAKGASVLKQLVAYAGRDAFLEGARRYFKRHAYGNTRLADLLTVLEETSGRDMKAWSKSWLQTSGVNSLTPAVTYDAEGRITELAVLQEGDELRPHRAAVGLYRLTDGALVRYARAEADVTGARTVVAELAGAERPDLVLVNDDDLTYCKVRFDEESLATLRGHLGDITDPLARALCWSALWNLTRDGLMPARDFVRVVLEFAGRETDIGVLQMVHAWAQSAVTHYAAPEWRAEGGRLLAEGGLRELRTAAPGSEHQLTWARFLAAVAGSDADFQLLEGLLDGSAAIDGLEVDQELRWAFLEPLATHGRADEDRIGAELALDDTATGKRHQVRCLAARPSKAVKAQAWAQVVESDQLSNALVEATIAGFTRPSQRELIAPYAEKYFAVIERIWAERSIQIGMDVVRGLFPGLQDRPETMAATDAWLAEHADAAPALRRLVLEARDDLARALRAQECDARAV; translated from the coding sequence GTGCCCGGTGAGAATCTGACCCGCGACGAGGCCCAGGCGCGCGCCGGGCTGCTGTCCGTCGACGGATACGAGGTCGCCCTCGACCTGCGTTCGGCGGTCGGCGAGTCCGCGCGGGACGTCCGTACCTTCCGTTCGGTGACGACGCTGCGGTTCCGTCGTACGGGTGAAGGCGACTCCACCTTCGTCGACCTGATCGCGCCCTCCGTGGACGCGGTCACCCTCAACGGCCGCGCCCTCGACCCGGCGGTCGTCTTCGACGGCACCCGGATCGCGCTCGACGGCCTCGCCGACGAGAACGTGCTGGTCGTCGATGCCCAGTGCGCCTACAGCCGCACCGGCGAGGGCATGCACCGCTTCGTCGACCCGGAGGACGGCGAGGTCTACCTCTACACGCAGTACGAGCCGGCCGACGCCCGCCGGGTGTTCGCCAACTTCGAGCAGCCCGACCTCAAGGCCCCGTACCGCTTCGAGGTGACCGCGCCCGAGGGCTGGACGGTCTGGTCGAACGGCGCGGGCGAGCAGGGCGCCGACGGCGTGTGGCGGTTCGCCGAGACGGCGCCGATCTCCACGTACATCACCTGTGTGGTGGCCGGTCCGTACCACTACGTCACGGACTCCTACACGCGCGTGCTCGGCGACGGCACCGAGCTGGAGATCCCGCTCGGCGCGATGTGCCGCAAGGGTCTCGCGAAGCACTTCGACGCGGACGACGTCTTCCTGGTCACCAAGCAGGGTCTCGACTTCTTCCACGAGAACTTCGACTACCCGTACCCCTTCGGCAAGTACGACCAGGCCTTCGTCCCCGAGTACAACCTCGGCGCGATGGAGAACCCGGGCATCGTCACCTTCCGCGAGGAGTACATCTACCGCGGCAAGGTCACGCAGGCGGCGTACGAGCGCCGGGCCAACGTGATCCTGCACGAGATGGCCCACATGTGGTTCGGCGACCTGGTCACCATGGTGTGGTGGGACGACCTGTGGCTGAAGGAGTCGTTCGCCGACTTCATGGGCTCCTTCTCGCTGGCCGAGGCCACCCGCTTCACCAACAGCTGGGTGACCTTCGCCAACAACCGCAAGGCGTGGGCGTACCGGGCCGACCAGCTGCCGTCCACCCACCCGATCACGGCCGACATCCGTGACCTGGAGGACGCCAAGCTCAACTTCGACGGCATCACGTACGCCAAGGGCGCCTCGGTGCTCAAGCAGCTCGTGGCCTATGCCGGACGGGACGCGTTCCTGGAGGGCGCGCGCCGCTACTTCAAGCGCCACGCGTACGGCAACACCCGCCTCGCCGACCTGCTGACCGTCCTGGAGGAGACCTCCGGCCGGGACATGAAGGCCTGGTCGAAGTCCTGGCTGCAGACCTCGGGCGTCAACTCCCTCACCCCCGCCGTCACCTATGACGCCGAGGGCCGGATCACCGAGCTCGCCGTCCTCCAGGAGGGCGACGAGCTGCGCCCGCACCGCGCCGCCGTGGGCCTGTACCGGCTGACCGACGGCGCTCTCGTGCGTTACGCGCGCGCGGAGGCCGACGTCACCGGCGCCCGTACGGTGGTGGCCGAGCTGGCCGGTGCCGAGCGGCCCGACCTGGTCCTGGTCAACGACGACGACCTCACCTACTGCAAGGTCCGCTTCGACGAGGAGTCGCTGGCCACCCTGCGCGGCCACCTCGGCGACATCACCGACCCGCTGGCCCGCGCGCTGTGCTGGTCGGCGCTGTGGAACCTGACCCGCGACGGCCTGATGCCGGCCCGCGACTTCGTGCGCGTGGTGCTGGAGTTCGCGGGCCGCGAGACCGACATCGGCGTCCTGCAGATGGTGCACGCCTGGGCGCAGAGCGCCGTCACCCACTACGCCGCGCCGGAGTGGCGCGCCGAGGGCGGGCGGCTGCTCGCCGAGGGCGGGCTGCGCGAGCTGCGGACCGCCGCGCCGGGCAGCGAGCACCAGCTGACCTGGGCGCGCTTCCTGGCCGCCGTGGCCGGGTCGGACGCCGACTTCCAGCTCCTGGAGGGGCTGCTCGACGGCTCGGCCGCGATCGACGGCCTGGAGGTGGACCAGGAGCTGCGCTGGGCGTTCCTGGAACCGCTGGCCACGCACGGGCGGGCCGACGAGGACCGGATCGGCGCGGAGCTGGCCCTGGACGACACGGCGACCGGCAAGCGGCACCAGGTGCGCTGCCTGGCCGCCCGCCCGTCGAAGGCCGTCAAGGCGCAGGCGTGGGCGCAGGTCGTGGAGTCGGACCAGCTCTCCAACGCGCTGGTGGAGGCGACGATCGCCGGCTTCACGCGGCCCTCGCAGCGCGAGCTGATCGCGCCGTACGCGGAGAAGTACTTCGCGGTCATCGAGCGCATCTGGGCGGAGCGGTCCATCCAGATCGGCATGGACGTGGTGCGCGGCCTGTTCCCGGGGCTCCAGGACCGGCCCGAGACCATGGCGGCGACGGACGCGTGGCTCGCGGAGCACGCGGACGCGGCGCCCGCGCTGCGCCGGCTCGTCCTGGAGGCGCGCGACGACCTGGCGCGCGCCCTGCGGGCGCAGGAGTGCGACGCGCGCGCGGTGTGA